The genomic stretch aaggtgggggaagggggaggaggggcccTTGGCACTCAGCACACCCTCATTTCTCACCCTGGCAGTGACCCCCAACTGCCGTCCGGAGGAGGGGGCTAGAGAAGGAGCCAGTCCTGGGAGGGGCAGTGGTGCTGGGGCAGAGAGGTTAAATAGGAGTTCACCAAGCAGACAGGGGCACAGCAGAGCCCCAGGATGGAGAGACCGGCGACTCAAAGGCCCTGGGTGTGGAGTCCAGTTCAGAAGTACACAACTGTCCCGGTGAGGCAGGGCAGCGGGGGGCGAGGCGGGAGATAAGGGGGCCAGTCCTGATGTGGGGGCACAGAGGGCTCCAGCAGGGCAGGGTTTGAGGGGGTCAGCTGAGAGTGGGAGAGGCGGACCGGAATTGGGAAGAGACCTCCAAGGGGAAGAGGCTGGGAAGCGGCAGGCGTGGGTGAGCTGGGGGCGCTCTGGGGGCTGTGCCCCTTGCATAGCTGAGCCCACCCGGCCCCCCAGGGCCGCAGTGCTACACGTGCCAGTCCCTGCACAAGGGGGAGAGCTGCGAGCAGGTGCAGAGCTGCGTGCTCCCCGGGACATGCAAAGCCATCGTCTCCTCCTGGAACACTGGTGAGGGGCCACCCGGGGGTGGTGGGACGGCGTCACCCACGCCTGTGAGGGGCCCCATCCCTGCCGTGTCCCATCCCACCGGACCCGCTCTCTCCCCCCACAGAGTCAGGTCCCCAGACCACCTACTCGGGATGGTGTGCAGACACATGTCAAGCCATCAGCAGGACGGTGGACGGATCTCTGACGACCATATCCTGCTGCCAGTCCAGCCTGTGCAACACCCCACCCTGGCAAGACCcccaggggaggggggcaggcgGCCCCCAGGGGAGCCCTGCGACTGTGGCCGCCACCGTCCTGCTCAGCCTCCTGGCCAGCCTTCAGGAGATGGGGCTCTG from Bos mutus isolate GX-2022 chromosome 14, NWIPB_WYAK_1.1, whole genome shotgun sequence encodes the following:
- the GPIHBP1 gene encoding glycosylphosphatidylinositol-anchored high density lipoprotein-binding protein 1, which gives rise to MKALAAVLLALLWCRLQGRGRAQEDEDDDPDAGREGYDDEDEEEEEAGVPAGSRGSGPQCYTCQSLHKGESCEQVQSCVLPGTCKAIVSSWNTESGPQTTYSGWCADTCQAISRTVDGSLTTISCCQSSLCNTPPWQDPQGRGAGGPQGSPATVAATVLLSLLASLQEMGL